A DNA window from Paenibacillus andongensis contains the following coding sequences:
- a CDS encoding sigmaY antisigma factor component, with product MNDPKWDQLPLWAWIAIPLLLLAQSTWLFMDARKRSAKYPWFWGIWGIIQVPFPFIVYLFAVRKIHRIWSRKK from the coding sequence ATGAATGATCCAAAATGGGATCAACTGCCCCTCTGGGCATGGATCGCTATTCCACTTCTTTTACTCGCGCAAAGCACATGGCTGTTCATGGATGCACGCAAACGCAGCGCGAAATACCCATGGTTCTGGGGGATCTGGGGGATTATTCAAGTACCGTTCCCCTTCATCGTCTACCTATTCGCTGTTCGTAAAATACACCGTATCTGGTCACGTAAAAAATAA
- a CDS encoding methyl-accepting chemotaxis protein encodes MSKNKKIWRVTIRKKLMLVSLLLLLTPILVLGAITYNVSTKESDKLIQSNLKNSVKMALELTAAFEKASKQGTMSKEDAQERVKEILLGAKKDGKRSINANINLGANGYFFILNANGDLLAHPSLEGQNIIDKQTKDGFYYIKDMIQKGKSGGDFTIYNWPLPNSTKEGKKIAYVESTNSDWGWIISAGSYMQDYNAGQVHILNTILITLICCWVIGGVVMTLFAFHISRPIKQLALQAEQFAMGDLRSAQLKISNNDEIGELAVSFQLMHNHLRQIVSGLLSNSDKLTDSTHELNQSIGETTTASNQISTSIEDMVISNETQARSVNESSTAMEEMAVGIQRIATTSSAAYEASEMTLKEAEQGNHLINETTLQMNAVSLTVGDLAKIVEKLTERSQHIGDIVQVITDISTQTNLLALNASIEAARAGDEGKGFAVVAGEVKKLAERSSASAAEIAVLIEDIQLDMKQAGEAMEKGEQEVSAGVNAIQHTGQAFVRILDATRSVVNQVQEASAAAEEMSASSQEIAASLQEIERMANQTNDLAHLISSATEEQLASMEELTSSSESLEIMSSEMQFMAHRFKL; translated from the coding sequence ATGTCGAAAAATAAAAAAATATGGCGAGTAACCATACGTAAAAAACTAATGTTGGTTTCCCTGCTTCTACTGTTAACGCCCATATTAGTGTTGGGTGCCATTACTTATAATGTTTCAACCAAGGAATCCGACAAATTAATTCAAAGCAATTTGAAAAATTCGGTCAAGATGGCTTTGGAGCTGACGGCGGCTTTTGAAAAAGCTTCGAAGCAGGGAACGATGTCGAAAGAAGATGCTCAAGAAAGAGTGAAGGAAATATTGCTTGGAGCAAAGAAGGATGGAAAGCGTTCGATTAATGCTAACATTAATCTCGGTGCCAACGGTTACTTCTTCATTCTGAATGCGAACGGCGACTTGCTGGCACATCCATCTTTGGAAGGTCAAAACATCATAGATAAACAGACGAAAGACGGTTTTTATTACATCAAGGATATGATTCAAAAAGGAAAGAGCGGCGGAGATTTCACCATCTATAACTGGCCGCTTCCCAACTCTACAAAAGAAGGAAAAAAAATTGCGTATGTTGAGTCCACGAACTCGGATTGGGGTTGGATTATTTCGGCAGGCTCCTATATGCAGGATTACAATGCGGGACAAGTTCATATTTTGAACACGATCCTCATTACATTAATTTGCTGCTGGGTAATTGGAGGCGTGGTGATGACGTTGTTTGCCTTCCATATTTCCAGACCAATTAAGCAGCTTGCCCTTCAGGCAGAACAGTTTGCTATGGGAGATCTTCGTTCAGCCCAGTTAAAAATTAGCAATAACGACGAAATTGGTGAACTCGCGGTTTCTTTTCAATTGATGCACAACCATTTACGCCAAATTGTTTCTGGGCTCTTATCCAATTCAGATAAGTTAACGGACTCTACTCATGAACTAAACCAGTCCATTGGGGAAACGACAACAGCGAGTAATCAAATTTCGACCTCTATCGAAGATATGGTCATAAGCAACGAAACGCAGGCACGCAGTGTCAATGAAAGCTCGACAGCGATGGAAGAAATGGCTGTTGGCATTCAGCGGATCGCGACAACCTCGTCTGCCGCCTATGAAGCATCAGAGATGACGCTGAAGGAAGCGGAGCAAGGTAACCACCTGATTAACGAGACAACCTTGCAGATGAATGCTGTAAGTCTTACAGTGGGCGATCTTGCGAAGATTGTTGAGAAACTTACGGAACGTTCTCAGCATATCGGAGACATCGTCCAGGTGATCACGGATATTTCCACTCAAACCAATCTACTCGCTTTGAACGCATCCATTGAAGCTGCGCGCGCTGGTGATGAAGGTAAAGGATTTGCCGTCGTAGCCGGCGAGGTGAAAAAACTGGCTGAGCGTTCTTCCGCATCTGCCGCTGAAATTGCCGTGTTGATTGAAGACATCCAATTGGATATGAAGCAAGCTGGCGAGGCAATGGAAAAAGGCGAGCAAGAGGTTTCTGCGGGTGTGAATGCAATCCAGCATACGGGTCAAGCTTTTGTTCGTATTCTCGACGCAACGCGGAGCGTTGTGAATCAAGTACAGGAAGCTTCGGCAGCAGCCGAAGAGATGTCTGCCAGCTCGCAGGAAATCGCCGCTTCCTTGCAGGAAATCGAACGAATGGCGAACCAGACCAATGATTTGGCGCATTTGATTTCCTCCGCTACGGAAGAGCAGCTTGCATCGATGGAGGAGCTGACATCTTCATCGGAATCGTTGGAAATCATGTCCTCAGAGATGCAGTTCATGGCTCATCGATTTAAATTGTAA
- a CDS encoding helix-turn-helix domain-containing protein: MIPKASKPSLGIMNLQQGEQKFQLSRLDPSEDLAYFIRHYWIVRWDLTNQDPYLQHVIPNPCVNLLVEPGRTAIYGPGKEKYGHYLQGQGCVFGVKFKPGGFYPFLKQPISGLLNNPMSVQSFFDIDPRQLETTIFGQEEDCLMVKHIEQLIRPKLPEQDEQVVFINQIIDHINQKPDLTKVDTLCDDFNVNKRTLQRLFDHYVGVSPKWVIKLARIQNAAETTDLSRRHNWSKLSMDLGYHDQSHFIKDFKSIIGQTPDEYARLTL; this comes from the coding sequence GTGATTCCCAAAGCCTCCAAGCCCAGCCTAGGCATTATGAATCTGCAGCAAGGCGAGCAGAAATTCCAGCTTTCAAGGCTGGACCCCTCCGAAGATCTGGCCTATTTCATTCGACATTACTGGATAGTTAGGTGGGATTTAACGAACCAAGATCCTTATTTGCAGCATGTTATCCCGAATCCCTGTGTCAATCTTCTCGTTGAACCGGGTCGAACGGCCATATATGGTCCGGGGAAAGAGAAATATGGGCATTATCTGCAAGGCCAAGGATGCGTGTTCGGCGTCAAATTCAAACCTGGCGGTTTTTACCCTTTTTTGAAGCAGCCGATTTCCGGTTTGTTGAACAATCCAATGAGTGTCCAGAGCTTTTTTGACATAGATCCACGTCAACTTGAGACGACTATTTTTGGTCAGGAAGAAGATTGCCTTATGGTCAAGCATATTGAGCAGCTGATCCGGCCCAAGCTTCCCGAACAGGATGAACAGGTCGTTTTTATTAATCAGATCATCGATCATATCAATCAGAAGCCTGATCTCACCAAAGTCGATACCCTCTGCGATGACTTCAATGTGAATAAAAGAACGCTGCAGCGTCTGTTCGACCACTACGTCGGAGTTAGCCCCAAATGGGTGATCAAGCTGGCTCGAATCCAGAACGCAGCGGAGACGACGGATTTAAGCCGGAGGCATAATTGGTCCAAGCTTTCCATGGATCTCGGTTATCATGACCAGTCGCATTTTATCAAGGACTTCAAGTCCATTATCGGCCAAACTCCTGATGAATATGCTCGGCTGACGCTTTGA
- a CDS encoding SRPBCC domain-containing protein, whose protein sequence is MELKYEFYIGAGLKEVWDILVTPEGTRKILFGSVLQSTFEIGSDYAYVGPGNDGEETVHVYGKILAYEPEKLISCTEHAGPSYNPNHADFESRMTLSLETVGSCTKLTLVNDNWTPNHPSFETTKASWWMILSNIKTLAETGKTLDFGW, encoded by the coding sequence ATGGAACTCAAATACGAATTTTACATTGGAGCAGGACTTAAGGAAGTGTGGGATATTCTCGTGACTCCGGAGGGGACGCGTAAGATTCTTTTTGGCAGTGTGCTCCAGTCTACTTTTGAGATTGGATCCGATTATGCATACGTGGGGCCTGGTAATGACGGTGAGGAAACCGTTCATGTATACGGTAAGATTTTAGCTTACGAACCGGAAAAGCTCATCAGTTGCACCGAACATGCCGGTCCATCATATAACCCGAATCATGCGGACTTTGAATCTAGAATGACGCTGTCCCTTGAGACGGTTGGGAGCTGTACAAAACTAACGTTGGTCAATGATAATTGGACGCCTAACCACCCAAGCTTCGAAACTACCAAGGCTAGTTGGTGGATGATTCTGAGCAATATCAAGACACTTGCGGAGACTGGAAAGACGTTGGATTTTGGTTGGTAG
- a CDS encoding GNAT family N-acetyltransferase yields MEYIRITSIDNPLFRSMHDLMKEVFPPEEVLEYALWKEPLEDPGIRVFVAVHEGKVVGTTEYRYYDDFQVAMTDFTIIGQAGLGIGRFLARKRWNDLEALAAESGKPMLGMFAEIYDPYRIEGHAFGGVKPMDPYVRREVLSHLGYKRIDFPYVHPSWENNGEAVEELDLCFLPTDEDQVELDAGIVVKFLKRYYSVLANKPKAWHDMVEGLEGKATLALKPL; encoded by the coding sequence ATGGAGTATATACGAATTACAAGCATAGATAATCCCTTGTTTCGGAGCATGCATGATCTGATGAAAGAGGTATTTCCGCCAGAAGAGGTACTTGAATACGCCTTGTGGAAAGAACCACTCGAGGATCCTGGTATCCGGGTTTTCGTAGCCGTTCATGAAGGGAAAGTCGTTGGTACAACGGAGTATCGCTACTATGACGACTTCCAAGTTGCGATGACGGACTTCACTATAATTGGTCAAGCAGGGCTTGGAATCGGTCGGTTTCTGGCGCGGAAACGCTGGAATGATCTAGAGGCGTTAGCAGCCGAATCTGGTAAGCCGATGCTGGGGATGTTCGCTGAGATTTACGATCCATATCGGATCGAAGGCCATGCTTTCGGCGGCGTGAAGCCGATGGATCCTTACGTACGGCGCGAAGTGTTGTCGCATCTGGGCTATAAGCGGATCGACTTCCCATACGTTCATCCGTCTTGGGAGAACAATGGAGAAGCGGTTGAGGAACTCGACCTTTGTTTCTTGCCGACAGATGAGGATCAAGTGGAGCTAGACGCAGGGATCGTGGTGAAGTTCTTGAAACGCTATTATTCCGTTTTGGCGAATAAGCCGAAGGCGTGGCATGACATGGTTGAGGGGCTTGAGGGGAAAGCGACGTTGGCGCTTAAACCTCTTTAG
- a CDS encoding GNAT family N-acetyltransferase, protein MELEAAKKVTEPGKLYVKKIYVFDGDKPIEAAIRNYGKADFDALIRVQQESFPPPFPSELWWNEEQLTEHITRFPEGALCVEVAGQVVGSITGLRVEYEEQHVADHSWSSLTDDGYIRTHRPDGDTLYIVDICIKPAYRKFGLGKWMMQSMYEVVVHLGLRRLLGGGRMPGYHKHAAAMNADDYVRAVMAGALKDPVITFLLRCGRTPVQVVPNYLQDEESLNHALLMEWRNPFQI, encoded by the coding sequence ATGGAATTAGAAGCTGCCAAGAAAGTTACAGAGCCAGGGAAGTTGTACGTGAAAAAAATATACGTCTTCGACGGAGATAAACCGATTGAGGCTGCGATTCGCAATTATGGGAAAGCCGATTTCGACGCGCTCATCCGCGTTCAGCAGGAGAGCTTTCCACCGCCTTTTCCATCCGAGCTATGGTGGAATGAGGAGCAGCTCACAGAGCATATTACCCGATTTCCTGAAGGGGCGCTTTGTGTGGAGGTGGCTGGTCAGGTTGTAGGGTCCATAACAGGGCTTCGCGTAGAATATGAGGAGCAGCACGTAGCTGACCATAGTTGGTCATCTTTGACGGACGATGGGTACATCCGAACGCATCGTCCTGATGGCGACACCCTCTACATTGTAGACATTTGTATAAAGCCGGCTTACCGCAAATTTGGTCTCGGCAAGTGGATGATGCAGTCTATGTACGAAGTGGTCGTACATCTAGGTTTAAGAAGGTTGCTCGGAGGCGGGCGGATGCCAGGCTACCACAAGCATGCCGCCGCCATGAATGCGGATGACTACGTGAGGGCTGTCATGGCAGGCGCGTTGAAGGATCCGGTTATTACTTTCTTGCTGCGCTGCGGCCGGACGCCTGTGCAGGTTGTCCCGAACTATTTGCAGGATGAGGAGTCGCTTAACCATGCGCTTTTGATGGAGTGGCGGAATCCATTTCAAATCTGA
- a CDS encoding carbon-nitrogen hydrolase family protein, with amino-acid sequence MKMRISAVQYHLHTIHSFEEFAAQVEHYVKVAQEFEAEFVLFPELFTTQLMSIGDENGKALPIEALPSYTEAYRTLFQGLAKQTGMHLIGGTHITSEEGKLYNTAHLFYPDGRIGEQKKLHITPTEVKEWNMGAGDSLQVFDTDKGRIAILVCYDVEFPEIVRMARARGADVLFAPSCTDDRHGFHRVRYTCHARTIENQIYVVTTGTVGALPTVDFMRANFGQAAVITPNDVPFPPKGILVEGEINGDMVVTADLDLELLNLVREKGSVTTWRDRRTDMYTDWS; translated from the coding sequence TTGAAAATGCGCATTTCTGCGGTGCAATATCATTTGCACACGATACATAGTTTCGAAGAGTTCGCCGCCCAAGTGGAGCATTATGTGAAGGTGGCTCAGGAGTTTGAGGCGGAATTTGTGCTGTTTCCTGAACTATTTACGACCCAGTTAATGTCTATAGGCGATGAAAACGGTAAGGCGCTTCCCATCGAAGCATTGCCATCATATACGGAGGCTTATCGAACGCTTTTTCAGGGGTTGGCGAAGCAAACGGGGATGCATTTGATCGGCGGCACACATATTACCTCGGAGGAGGGCAAGCTTTATAACACGGCTCATTTATTTTATCCGGACGGGCGGATTGGGGAGCAGAAGAAGCTGCATATCACCCCGACTGAAGTGAAGGAATGGAATATGGGTGCCGGAGATTCTTTGCAGGTTTTTGATACGGATAAAGGCCGTATTGCGATTCTGGTCTGTTATGATGTGGAGTTTCCGGAAATCGTCAGGATGGCGAGAGCTCGCGGAGCGGATGTGCTGTTCGCCCCATCGTGTACGGATGACCGGCATGGATTCCATCGGGTACGTTATACATGTCATGCTAGAACGATCGAAAATCAAATCTACGTGGTCACGACAGGGACAGTCGGGGCGCTGCCAACGGTTGATTTCATGAGGGCGAATTTCGGACAGGCAGCGGTGATCACGCCGAATGATGTGCCTTTTCCTCCAAAGGGAATACTCGTAGAAGGCGAGATCAACGGTGACATGGTCGTCACGGCCGATTTGGATCTGGAGCTGTTGAACCTCGTTCGGGAAAAAGGCTCCGTCACCACGTGGCGTGACCGCAGAACCGATATGTACACTGATTGGTCCTGA
- a CDS encoding acrylyl-CoA reductase family protein, giving the protein MDSFEALVVDRTKESFAIEVKELKLDDLPVGEVTIRVLYSGINYKDALACSSTGRVVRAYPMVPGIDLAGTVVASSDARFREGDEVLVTSYELGTGHYGGFSAYARVPADWVIPLPQGLTHREAMILGTAGFTAALSIQRMEENGLSKEQGPVLVRGATGGVGSSSVSMLAALGYEVEASTGKSADHQYLLDLGAKRVLTREELVPSVSKPLNKEYWAGSVDPVGGDSLAHVLSMMKYGGSVALSGLTGGGEFAASVFPFILRGVNVLGIDSVACRVEVRKPLWERIAKELKPKGLEQTVYKEVTLDGVMEAAKEVLEGKVRGRVLVRL; this is encoded by the coding sequence ATGGATAGCTTTGAAGCGTTGGTGGTGGATCGAACAAAGGAATCTTTTGCAATCGAAGTAAAGGAACTTAAGCTCGATGATTTACCTGTTGGCGAAGTGACGATTCGAGTGTTATACTCCGGCATTAATTATAAAGATGCGTTGGCTTGCAGCTCTACTGGGCGTGTTGTACGTGCTTACCCGATGGTACCGGGGATTGATTTGGCCGGAACCGTTGTAGCTTCGTCAGATGCTCGGTTTCGCGAAGGCGATGAGGTGTTGGTGACGAGTTACGAGCTGGGTACAGGGCATTACGGCGGATTTAGCGCTTATGCGCGCGTCCCGGCTGACTGGGTCATACCTCTTCCGCAGGGTTTAACTCATCGCGAGGCGATGATACTGGGTACGGCGGGATTTACCGCTGCGCTCTCCATACAGCGAATGGAGGAAAATGGGTTAAGCAAAGAGCAGGGACCCGTGCTTGTTCGTGGTGCAACTGGCGGAGTGGGCAGCAGCAGCGTGTCCATGCTAGCAGCACTTGGTTATGAGGTGGAAGCGAGCACTGGGAAGTCAGCGGATCATCAGTACCTGCTCGACCTCGGGGCTAAGCGGGTATTAACGCGAGAGGAGCTGGTTCCCTCTGTTAGCAAGCCACTGAATAAGGAATATTGGGCGGGTTCTGTCGATCCCGTTGGGGGTGACTCGCTAGCCCATGTGCTGAGCATGATGAAGTACGGTGGTTCTGTTGCCCTGAGTGGCTTGACTGGTGGCGGAGAGTTTGCCGCATCGGTGTTTCCTTTTATCCTGCGAGGTGTGAATGTGTTAGGCATTGATTCGGTTGCTTGCCGGGTGGAGGTTAGAAAGCCTCTGTGGGAGCGTATTGCGAAGGAACTGAAGCCGAAAGGCCTGGAGCAGACAGTCTATAAAGAGGTTACGCTGGATGGCGTTATGGAAGCTGCTAAGGAGGTTCTGGAAGGAAAGGTCAGAGGAAGAGTGCTTGTCCGATTGTAA
- a CDS encoding UDP-glucose--hexose-1-phosphate uridylyltransferase: MERTVKAPQHAALIIERLLQFAVQNGLIEHLDVYTSRNALLDLFGLAEPYQGEVPAEKLSSPVALLEELLDAAFEAGLLEENTMTYRDLLDARIMGLLMPRPSEVVHQFWNTAKTTSVEAATDYFYKQSIDSNYIRMDRIQKNAYWLAETTYGDLEITINLSKPEKDPKEIALLKTLPQSSYPLCLLCVDNLGYAGRVNHPARQNLRVIPLELDGEKWYFQYSPYVYYNEHSIIFHEKHIPMKTTSNTFYRLLDFIDQFPHYFIGSNADLPIVGGSILNHDHFQGGRHKFPMEKAPSEKAFSHAEFAGVKAAIVKWPMSVLRLSGHNKQQLYKLASKLLEDWRAYSDAEADVLAFSEKDGQRVPHNTITPIARNNARGEYELDLVLRNNRTSEEHPDGIFHPHQHLHHIKKENIGLIEVMGLAVLPGRLQEELADIAKLLTGEAAFGREIREEAGHPLHKHAEWIKALLAKHGAALPQDRASAVLQAEVGSKFMDVLLDAGVFKRDEAGQAAFGRFLAAAGFAQQ; encoded by the coding sequence ATGGAACGGACAGTTAAAGCGCCGCAGCACGCAGCGTTGATCATAGAAAGGCTCCTTCAGTTCGCTGTGCAGAATGGGCTGATTGAACACCTTGATGTCTATACATCACGAAATGCTTTGCTTGATTTATTTGGTCTTGCTGAACCTTATCAAGGCGAAGTGCCGGCAGAGAAATTGAGCAGTCCGGTTGCACTGCTTGAAGAACTGCTCGATGCAGCTTTTGAGGCAGGGCTCTTGGAAGAGAATACGATGACGTACCGTGATTTGCTGGACGCACGGATTATGGGGCTCCTGATGCCTCGTCCTTCCGAGGTTGTGCATCAATTCTGGAACACAGCCAAAACAACGAGCGTAGAGGCGGCGACGGATTACTTCTACAAGCAATCCATCGATTCCAACTATATTCGAATGGATCGCATTCAGAAAAATGCCTACTGGTTGGCCGAAACAACATATGGCGATCTGGAAATCACGATCAACCTTTCCAAACCGGAGAAAGATCCGAAGGAAATTGCCCTGCTCAAAACGCTGCCGCAAAGCAGCTATCCCTTATGTCTACTTTGCGTAGACAACTTAGGGTACGCAGGTCGTGTGAATCACCCGGCGAGGCAAAATCTGCGTGTCATTCCGTTGGAATTAGATGGCGAGAAATGGTACTTCCAGTATTCGCCGTATGTGTATTACAACGAGCACAGCATTATTTTCCATGAGAAACACATACCGATGAAAACGACGTCGAACACGTTCTATCGTTTGCTGGACTTCATCGATCAGTTCCCTCATTATTTCATCGGATCGAACGCGGATCTGCCGATCGTAGGTGGTTCTATTCTGAACCACGACCATTTCCAAGGCGGGCGCCATAAATTCCCGATGGAAAAAGCGCCAAGTGAGAAGGCCTTCTCACATGCAGAGTTTGCCGGCGTGAAGGCCGCCATCGTCAAGTGGCCGATGTCGGTGCTTCGCCTGAGCGGGCACAACAAGCAGCAGCTTTATAAGCTGGCGAGCAAGCTGCTCGAAGACTGGCGCGCCTACAGTGATGCGGAAGCGGACGTCCTCGCCTTCAGCGAGAAGGACGGACAGCGTGTCCCGCATAACACGATCACTCCGATCGCCCGCAACAATGCACGCGGCGAGTACGAGCTTGACCTGGTGCTGCGCAACAACCGCACCAGCGAAGAGCATCCGGATGGGATTTTCCATCCGCACCAGCACTTGCACCACATCAAGAAGGAGAACATCGGCTTGATTGAGGTTATGGGGCTGGCGGTGCTGCCAGGCCGCCTGCAAGAGGAGCTGGCGGATATCGCCAAGCTGCTCACCGGCGAAGCCGCATTCGGCCGCGAGATCCGCGAAGAGGCCGGCCATCCGCTGCATAAGCATGCGGAATGGATCAAAGCGCTGCTCGCGAAGCATGGCGCGGCGCTGCCGCAGGACAGAGCGAGTGCGGTGCTGCAGGCCGAAGTCGGCAGCAAGTTCATGGACGTGCTGCTTGACGCAGGCGTGTTCAAGCGTGATGAAGCCGGGCAAGCGGCTTTTGGACGGTTTTTGGCGGCTGCGGGCTTTGCGCAGCAATAG
- the galE gene encoding UDP-glucose 4-epimerase GalE, which translates to MAILVTGGAGYIGSHAVAELVAKGEEVVIVDNLQQGHRNAVLGGKLYVGDLRDGEFLDTVFTENSIDAIIHFAANSLVGESMTNPAKYYHNNVYGTLCLLEKMTQYGVKKIVFSSTAATYGEPENIPILERDRTLPTNTYGETKLAMEKMMKWFDIAHGIKYVSLRYFNAAGAHAGGKIGEDHSPETHLIPIILQVALGQRPHISIFGEDYATADGSCVRDYIHVSDLASAHVLAVEKLRGGAESNIYNLGNGTGFSVKEVIEIARKVTGHAIPAVIEPRRAGDPATLIASSERARAELGWKPTRDSLESIIESAWNWHQNHPNGYEE; encoded by the coding sequence ATGGCCATACTAGTAACGGGCGGAGCAGGCTATATCGGATCTCATGCGGTAGCGGAGCTGGTTGCCAAAGGGGAAGAAGTCGTTATCGTTGATAATTTGCAGCAAGGGCACAGAAACGCTGTGCTTGGGGGCAAACTGTACGTAGGCGATTTGCGCGACGGCGAGTTTCTGGATACGGTTTTCACGGAGAATAGTATTGATGCTATCATCCATTTTGCGGCGAATTCATTAGTTGGCGAGAGCATGACCAATCCTGCGAAATATTATCACAATAACGTATACGGAACGCTTTGCTTACTTGAAAAGATGACCCAATACGGCGTGAAGAAAATCGTCTTCTCCTCAACGGCTGCCACGTATGGTGAACCTGAAAATATTCCAATCCTAGAAAGAGACCGCACCCTGCCGACCAATACGTATGGCGAGACGAAGCTGGCTATGGAAAAAATGATGAAATGGTTCGACATCGCGCATGGTATCAAATATGTATCGCTTCGCTATTTTAATGCAGCTGGGGCTCATGCCGGCGGCAAAATCGGTGAGGATCATAGCCCAGAGACGCATCTGATTCCTATCATTCTTCAAGTGGCTCTTGGTCAAAGACCGCATATTTCCATCTTCGGAGAAGACTATGCAACAGCAGATGGTTCATGTGTGCGCGACTATATTCATGTTAGCGATTTGGCAAGTGCTCATGTTCTTGCGGTTGAGAAGCTGCGTGGCGGAGCAGAGAGCAATATTTACAACCTAGGCAATGGCACAGGGTTCTCGGTCAAAGAAGTCATCGAAATCGCCCGCAAAGTTACCGGTCATGCGATTCCTGCCGTCATCGAACCGCGTAGAGCCGGCGATCCAGCAACGTTAATTGCCTCCTCAGAGCGTGCAAGAGCGGAGCTTGGTTGGAAACCGACACGTGATTCCTTGGAATCCATTATCGAGAGCGCATGGAACTGGCACCAAAATCATCCGAACGGGTACGAAGAGTAG
- a CDS encoding galactokinase, with translation MADLQALKTTFIEIYGNSATAISAFHAPGRVNLIGEHTDYNGGYVFPAALTFGTTLIIRPRQDRVIGFASTNLALRKQISIDDLSYQAEDDWINYPKGIFVHLAKAGFPVTQGYDLLFHGEIPNGAGLSSSASIEVVTAFGLLTLEKYPIDTVKIALLAQKTENEFVGVNSGIMDQFAVANGKKDHAILLMCDTLEYRHVPFQSGSYKLVIGNTNKRRGLIDSAYNERRSQCEQAVSYLQKQFPSITLLGQLNLAQFNEFKHLIPDETVRKRAQHVIEEIERVLKSIEVLEANDLESFGKLMIGSHDSLRDLYEVTGVELDTMVAAALKVPGVLGSRMTGAGFGGCTVSLVHEDSVQTFIDQVGKEYTEKTGLTPSFYVCDIGNGVEQVGEAL, from the coding sequence ATGGCAGATTTGCAAGCTCTAAAAACCACGTTTATTGAAATTTACGGGAATTCTGCAACGGCAATTTCAGCTTTCCATGCTCCAGGTCGTGTCAATTTGATCGGTGAGCACACGGATTACAATGGCGGTTATGTTTTCCCGGCAGCGTTAACGTTCGGAACCACTTTGATAATTCGTCCAAGACAAGATCGTGTAATTGGATTCGCATCGACAAACCTGGCACTGCGCAAACAAATTTCCATAGATGACTTGTCCTATCAGGCAGAGGACGATTGGATCAATTATCCGAAAGGGATCTTCGTTCACTTAGCGAAAGCTGGCTTCCCTGTTACGCAGGGTTATGATCTTTTGTTCCACGGTGAAATCCCGAATGGTGCCGGACTTTCGTCCTCGGCTTCCATTGAAGTCGTTACAGCTTTTGGCTTATTAACTCTTGAAAAATATCCAATCGATACCGTGAAAATCGCCCTGCTCGCTCAAAAAACAGAGAACGAATTCGTTGGCGTCAACAGTGGTATCATGGACCAATTCGCTGTAGCCAATGGCAAAAAAGATCATGCGATCCTGCTCATGTGCGACACGCTTGAATATCGCCATGTGCCTTTCCAAAGCGGCAGCTATAAGCTGGTTATCGGAAATACGAACAAACGCAGAGGTCTCATAGACTCCGCTTACAATGAGAGAAGAAGCCAGTGCGAACAGGCTGTGTCCTATTTGCAAAAGCAGTTTCCTTCGATCACTTTGCTCGGCCAACTGAACTTGGCGCAATTTAACGAATTCAAACATCTGATCCCGGACGAAACCGTCCGCAAACGGGCGCAGCATGTTATTGAAGAAATTGAGCGTGTTCTCAAATCCATTGAGGTGCTGGAAGCGAACGACCTTGAATCCTTCGGTAAGCTAATGATCGGGTCCCATGACTCGCTTCGTGATCTTTATGAAGTAACAGGTGTAGAGCTGGATACGATGGTTGCGGCGGCACTGAAGGTTCCGGGTGTGCTTGGGTCACGTATGACAGGCGCAGGCTTCGGCGGATGCACAGTTTCTTTAGTTCATGAGGACAGTGTACAGACGTTTATCGATCAAGTGGGTAAAGAATATACGGAAAAAACAGGTTTGACACCAAGCTTCTACGTTTGTGATATCGGCAATGGTGTCGAGCAAGTCGGGGAGGCGTTATAA